From a region of the Streptomyces venezuelae genome:
- the melC2 gene encoding tyrosinase MelC2, which yields MTVRKNQATLTPEEKRAFTSALLELKRNGSYDRFVTTHNGFIMSDTDSGDRVGHRSPSFLPWHRRFLLEFEEALQKVDASVALPYWDWTVDRTSRASLFAADFLGGTGRARDGQVMDGPFAYSTGRWNINVRVDGRAYLRRDLGTAVAQLPTKAEVDAVLAMPVYDMAPWNSSSNGFRNHLEGWRGANLHNRVHVWVGGQMSTGVSPNDPVFWMHHAFIDKLWADWQARHPQSTYLPGAGTQNVVDLNDTMRPWNNVTPADMLDHRKFYTFDTEPAAASQR from the coding sequence ATGACCGTCCGCAAGAACCAGGCCACGCTGACCCCCGAGGAGAAGCGCGCCTTCACCTCGGCGCTGCTGGAGCTCAAGCGCAACGGCAGCTACGACCGCTTCGTCACCACCCACAACGGCTTCATCATGAGCGACACCGACTCGGGCGACCGCGTCGGCCACCGCTCCCCCTCCTTCCTGCCCTGGCACCGGCGCTTCCTCCTGGAGTTCGAGGAGGCGCTGCAGAAAGTGGACGCGAGCGTGGCGCTCCCGTACTGGGACTGGACCGTGGACCGGACCTCCCGCGCCTCCCTCTTCGCCGCCGACTTCCTCGGCGGCACCGGGCGGGCCCGCGACGGGCAGGTCATGGACGGACCGTTCGCGTACTCGACGGGCCGGTGGAACATAAACGTCCGGGTGGACGGGCGCGCCTACCTGCGCCGCGATCTCGGCACGGCCGTCGCCCAGCTGCCGACCAAGGCCGAGGTCGACGCCGTACTCGCCATGCCGGTCTACGACATGGCGCCCTGGAACAGCTCCTCCAACGGCTTCCGCAACCACCTGGAGGGGTGGCGCGGCGCCAACCTGCACAACCGCGTGCACGTGTGGGTCGGCGGGCAGATGTCCACCGGGGTCTCCCCCAACGACCCGGTGTTCTGGATGCACCACGCCTTCATCGACAAGCTGTGGGCCGACTGGCAGGCCAGGCACCCCCAGTCCACCTACCTGCCGGGCGCGGGCACGCAGAACGTCGTCGACCTGAACGACACCATGCGGCCCTGGAACAACGTGACCCCGGCGGACATGCTGGACCACCGGAAGTTCTACACCTTCGACACCGAACCGGCCGCCGCCAGCCAGCGGTAG
- a CDS encoding NAD-dependent epimerase/dehydratase family protein — translation MDDTKNVLLAGASGVLGRHITDALTRAGHTVIGLGRGAGADVRADLMDRDGLLRAVDGLRADTVVHAATALRAAPMRHKDMFATDDLRVTGTRNLMEAARVLGARRVVAESMVFGYGYRDFGDHVITEGTDPFAPAGDRAVERHLQGMRVKEELVLGTDGIEGIALRFGLFYGAGGTETLVEMLRGRKVPAVADRGRVLPWVDLADAGRAVALAVEGGRPGRAYNIVDDTPTGFGAHVRAVAAAYGTPKPMTVPTWMMRPFPYLHRMVTTSMHVSNARARAELGWAPGHAGCAEGLRALAGSRPGRRP, via the coding sequence ATGGACGACACCAAGAACGTACTGCTGGCCGGGGCGAGCGGAGTCCTGGGACGCCACATCACCGATGCGCTCACCCGGGCCGGCCACACCGTGATCGGCCTCGGCCGCGGAGCCGGGGCCGACGTGCGGGCCGACCTGATGGACCGCGACGGGCTGCTGCGCGCCGTCGACGGCCTGCGGGCCGACACGGTGGTGCACGCCGCCACCGCCCTGCGCGCCGCTCCCATGCGGCACAAGGACATGTTCGCCACCGACGACCTGCGGGTGACCGGCACCAGGAACCTCATGGAGGCCGCCCGCGTGCTCGGTGCCCGCCGCGTCGTCGCCGAGTCGATGGTCTTCGGCTACGGCTACCGCGACTTCGGCGACCACGTGATCACCGAGGGGACCGACCCGTTCGCCCCGGCCGGCGACCGCGCGGTGGAACGCCACCTCCAGGGCATGCGGGTCAAGGAGGAGCTGGTGCTGGGCACCGACGGGATCGAGGGCATCGCGCTGCGCTTCGGGCTCTTCTACGGCGCCGGAGGCACCGAGACGCTCGTGGAGATGCTGCGCGGGCGCAAGGTGCCCGCGGTGGCCGACCGCGGACGCGTACTGCCCTGGGTCGACCTGGCGGACGCCGGCCGCGCCGTGGCCCTCGCCGTCGAAGGCGGCCGCCCGGGCCGCGCGTACAACATCGTGGACGACACCCCGACGGGATTCGGCGCGCACGTACGCGCGGTCGCCGCGGCGTACGGCACACCGAAGCCGATGACCGTGCCCACCTGGATGATGCGCCCCTTCCCCTACCTCCACCGCATGGTCACGACCAGCATGCACGTGTCCAACGCCCGGGCCAGGGCCGAGCTGGGCTGGGCGCCGGGTCACGCGGGCTGCGCCGAGGGGCTGCGCGCACTCGCCGGAAGCCGGCCCGGCCGACGCCCTTGA
- the melC1 gene encoding apotyrosinase chaperone MelC1: protein MKKITRRQALGATAGALTALGLTAAAAGATSAAATPAEPTTPGTVDEVYQGRRIQITAGGGGHHGGHHSPGQPTVRIDGRELHIMRNADGTWISVINHYETFADPKLLARAAVRDLQGAALVPFGGAA from the coding sequence ATGAAGAAGATCACTCGCCGTCAGGCCTTGGGGGCAACTGCCGGTGCTCTCACCGCCCTTGGCCTGACCGCTGCCGCCGCGGGCGCCACGAGCGCCGCCGCGACCCCTGCCGAGCCCACCACCCCGGGCACGGTCGACGAGGTCTACCAGGGCCGTCGCATCCAGATCACCGCAGGCGGAGGCGGCCACCACGGCGGCCACCACTCCCCCGGCCAGCCCACCGTCCGAATAGACGGCCGGGAACTGCACATCATGCGCAACGCCGACGGCACCTGGATCAGCGTCATCAACCACTACGAGACCTTCGCCGACCCGAAGCTGCTCGCCCGCGCCGCCGTCCGCGATCTCCAGGGCGCCGCCCTCGTCCCCTTCGGAGGTGCGGCATGA
- a CDS encoding sensor histidine kinase, with protein MFRFPRPPRSLAGQLFAMQVLLVALVVAGCAVFAYATAKGQAEEAARRQAGAVAHAVADSPSVREAVRGAAGGTEPSALLQPYAERVRADSGVAFVTIMSPEGRRWTHPDPRRIGEPFMGNTARALRGETFSETYTGTLGPSIRVVTPLRDEGRIIGLVSAGITVRAISDRLAAQLSALAWVAGGALALGGMGTYVVNARLRRHTHGMNAAELSRMYDYHQAALHGVREGLLMLDGQRRITLINDAGRELLGLPGEVTGSGVADLGLPAPLTGALLADRPRVDEVHLTADRVLVVNSSPVAGGGRRGTVVTLRDHTELQALTGELDHERGFTQALRSQAHEAANRLHTVVSLIELGRADEAVDFATAELELAQALTDEVVTAVGEPVLVALLLGKAAQAHERGVELVVTADSRRLAEGGGLPPARDLVTVLGNLIDNAVDALTAVPGARIAVTLRPEPDELLLRVADNGPGLPEGVDVFRRGWSGKGEGRGLGLALVRQVAERYGGAVVAAQGPGGGAEFTVRLPIAPATAPVPAPAPAEGPGGAR; from the coding sequence ATGTTCCGCTTCCCCCGCCCCCCGCGCAGCCTCGCCGGCCAGCTCTTCGCCATGCAGGTGCTGCTGGTCGCCCTGGTCGTCGCGGGCTGCGCCGTCTTCGCGTACGCCACGGCCAAGGGGCAGGCCGAGGAGGCGGCCCGCCGCCAGGCCGGGGCCGTGGCCCACGCGGTGGCCGACTCGCCTTCCGTACGCGAGGCCGTACGGGGAGCGGCGGGCGGGACCGAGCCGTCCGCCCTGCTCCAGCCCTACGCCGAGCGGGTCCGCGCGGACTCCGGAGTGGCCTTCGTGACGATCATGTCCCCCGAGGGGCGGCGCTGGACCCACCCCGACCCGCGCCGGATCGGCGAGCCCTTCATGGGCAACACCGCCCGCGCGCTGCGCGGCGAGACCTTCAGCGAGACCTACACCGGCACGCTCGGCCCCTCCATCCGTGTGGTCACCCCGCTCCGGGACGAGGGCCGGATCATCGGCCTGGTCAGTGCGGGGATCACCGTCCGCGCCATCAGCGACCGGCTCGCCGCGCAGCTCTCCGCCCTCGCCTGGGTCGCGGGCGGCGCGCTCGCCCTCGGGGGCATGGGCACGTACGTCGTCAACGCGAGGCTGCGCCGTCACACTCATGGCATGAACGCGGCAGAGCTCAGCCGGATGTACGACTACCACCAGGCGGCCCTGCACGGAGTCCGCGAGGGCCTGCTGATGCTCGACGGGCAGCGCCGGATCACCTTGATCAACGACGCCGGACGCGAACTGCTGGGCCTGCCCGGCGAGGTCACCGGCAGCGGGGTGGCCGACCTGGGTCTGCCGGCCCCGCTCACCGGTGCCCTGCTCGCGGACCGGCCCCGGGTGGACGAGGTGCACCTGACCGCGGACCGGGTGCTGGTGGTCAACAGCTCGCCGGTCGCGGGCGGCGGCCGCCGCGGCACCGTGGTCACCCTGCGCGACCACACGGAACTGCAGGCGCTGACCGGCGAGCTGGACCACGAGCGGGGCTTCACGCAGGCGCTGCGCTCCCAGGCCCACGAGGCGGCCAACCGGCTGCACACCGTGGTCTCGCTGATCGAACTCGGCCGCGCGGACGAGGCCGTCGACTTCGCCACCGCCGAGCTGGAACTCGCCCAGGCCCTCACCGACGAGGTGGTCACCGCGGTGGGGGAGCCGGTGCTGGTGGCGCTGCTGCTGGGCAAGGCGGCCCAGGCGCACGAGCGGGGCGTCGAGCTGGTCGTCACCGCCGACAGCCGCCGTCTCGCCGAAGGGGGCGGACTGCCGCCGGCCAGGGACCTGGTCACGGTGCTCGGCAATCTCATCGACAACGCCGTCGACGCGCTCACCGCCGTTCCGGGGGCCCGGATCGCGGTGACGCTGCGGCCCGAGCCGGACGAGCTGCTGCTGCGGGTCGCGGACAACGGACCCGGACTGCCCGAGGGAGTGGACGTGTTCCGCCGGGGCTGGTCGGGCAAGGGTGAGGGCCGCGGCCTCGGCCTCGCGCTGGTCCGGCAGGTGGCCGAGCGCTACGGCGGTGCGGTCGTCGCGGCCCAGGGCCCGGGCGGCGGAGCGGAGTTCACGGTCCGCCTGCCGATCGCGCCCGCGACCGCACCCGTACCGGCACCCGCGCCCGCCGAGGGCCCCGGCGGCGCGCGATGA
- a CDS encoding sigma-70 family RNA polymerase sigma factor has translation MTTEHTAALVAAARAGDLRAQDELVSTHLPLVYNIVGRALNGSCDVDDVVQDTMLRALDGLGGLRVEESFRSWLVAIAMNRVRAHWQARQSGYGESTLEAASDVADPGADFVDLTVVRLQLAGQRRETARATRWLEPEDRALLSLWWLECAGELTRSEVAGALELTPQHTAVRVQRMKAQLESARVVERALDTRPACEELRTVMAGWDGQPSALWRKRIARHARECVRCSGLWSGLVPAEGLLAGLALVPVSAALLAGMKSAGAAGFAPASVAFAEGFDGGFGDGFDDAATQLTPVADTGGGGRGALRRRRQGRRRVVGGAVLAACVAGGGLVYLGGLPGSGGTKDGAAPAASPLAALSATESAGPPSEPASPSASASPSPSASASPSASASPSPTPSKSKSPSPKASAAKPAPAPPSGVAGQVVALVNSERAAAGCGPLKEDPQLRAAAQGHSDDMAARDYFDHTSPDGRDPGDRTTAAGYRWSTYGENIARGQQTAQSVMDSWMKSPGHKANILNCSFKDIGVGIHQGAGGPWWTQNFGAR, from the coding sequence ATGACTACTGAGCACACCGCAGCGCTTGTGGCAGCGGCCCGCGCGGGCGACCTGCGCGCGCAGGACGAGCTCGTCAGCACCCATCTCCCGCTCGTCTACAACATCGTCGGGCGGGCCCTGAACGGCTCCTGCGACGTGGACGACGTGGTGCAGGACACGATGCTGCGGGCGCTCGACGGGCTGGGCGGCCTGCGCGTGGAGGAGAGCTTCCGGTCCTGGCTGGTGGCGATCGCGATGAACCGCGTACGGGCGCACTGGCAGGCCCGGCAGAGTGGTTACGGCGAGAGCACCCTGGAGGCCGCGAGCGATGTCGCCGACCCCGGCGCCGACTTCGTCGACCTGACCGTCGTCCGCCTCCAGCTCGCCGGGCAGCGCCGCGAGACGGCCCGGGCCACCCGCTGGCTGGAGCCCGAGGACCGTGCGCTGCTGTCGCTGTGGTGGCTGGAGTGCGCCGGGGAGCTGACCCGGTCCGAGGTGGCCGGTGCGCTGGAGCTGACCCCGCAGCACACGGCGGTCCGGGTGCAGCGGATGAAGGCGCAGCTGGAGTCGGCCCGTGTGGTGGAGCGCGCGCTGGACACCCGTCCGGCGTGCGAGGAGCTGCGGACCGTGATGGCGGGCTGGGACGGGCAGCCCTCGGCGCTGTGGCGCAAGCGAATAGCCCGCCATGCCCGTGAATGCGTACGTTGCTCCGGTCTGTGGAGCGGACTGGTTCCGGCGGAAGGGCTGCTGGCCGGTCTGGCCCTGGTACCGGTCTCGGCGGCCCTGCTGGCGGGGATGAAGTCGGCGGGGGCGGCGGGCTTCGCCCCCGCGAGCGTCGCCTTCGCCGAAGGTTTCGACGGCGGCTTCGGCGATGGCTTCGACGATGCGGCCACGCAGCTCACCCCGGTGGCCGACACGGGCGGCGGTGGCCGCGGCGCACTGCGCAGGCGGCGGCAGGGCCGCCGCCGGGTGGTCGGTGGTGCGGTGCTCGCCGCCTGCGTCGCGGGCGGCGGGCTCGTGTACCTCGGCGGGCTGCCCGGTTCCGGTGGCACGAAGGACGGCGCGGCTCCGGCCGCGAGCCCGCTGGCGGCGCTTTCGGCGACCGAATCGGCCGGTCCGCCGTCGGAGCCGGCCTCCCCCTCCGCGTCCGCCTCGCCCTCCCCGTCGGCCTCCGCCTCGCCGAGTGCGTCGGCGAGCCCGAGCCCGACGCCGTCCAAGAGCAAGTCGCCGAGCCCGAAGGCCTCTGCGGCCAAGCCGGCGCCCGCCCCGCCGTCGGGGGTGGCCGGTCAGGTCGTGGCCCTGGTCAACAGCGAGCGGGCGGCGGCCGGCTGCGGCCCCCTCAAGGAGGACCCGCAGCTGCGGGCGGCCGCTCAGGGGCACTCCGACGACATGGCGGCCCGGGACTACTTCGATCACACCAGCCCGGACGGCAGGGACCCGGGCGACCGGACGACGGCGGCCGGGTACCGCTGGTCGACGTACGGGGAGAACATCGCGCGGGGCCAGCAGACGGCCCAGTCCGTGATGGACTCCTGGATGAAGAGCCCGGGTCACAAGGCCAACATCCTCAACTGCTCCTTCAAGGACATCGGCGTGGGCATCCACCAGGGCGCGGGCGGTCCCTGGTGGACCCAGAACTTCGGCGCACGGTAG
- a CDS encoding RNA polymerase sigma-70 factor produces the protein MSEDFEEHRRLLFGTAYRMLGSVADAEDIVQDAWLAWHRADRTAVGNPRAYLVRTVTNLSLNRLRSAQVKREAYVGPWLPEPLLTSPDIAEEAELADTVSMAVLVVLETLTPTERAVFMLREVFGYSHAEVAEVVGKSEASVRQSAHRAREHVRARRPRFTAKAAEQREIVEKFRQACLGGDLGEVLTVLAPDVVSWADGGGIVTAARRPVYGAAHVARWWLGVLAKAEGDGAMHLAEINGETGLLLVHQGATIGAMTFEAADGRITALRVTVNPEKLRGLRP, from the coding sequence ATGAGCGAGGATTTCGAGGAACACCGGCGACTGCTGTTCGGCACGGCCTACCGCATGCTGGGCAGCGTCGCCGACGCCGAGGACATCGTGCAGGACGCCTGGCTCGCCTGGCACCGGGCCGACCGCACGGCGGTCGGGAACCCCCGGGCCTACCTGGTGCGCACCGTCACCAACCTGAGCCTCAACCGGCTCAGGTCGGCCCAGGTCAAACGTGAGGCGTACGTCGGGCCCTGGCTCCCCGAACCCCTGCTCACCTCGCCCGACATCGCCGAGGAGGCCGAACTCGCCGACACCGTGTCCATGGCGGTCCTGGTCGTACTGGAGACCCTGACCCCGACCGAGCGGGCGGTCTTCATGCTCCGCGAAGTGTTCGGGTACTCCCACGCCGAGGTCGCGGAGGTCGTCGGCAAGTCGGAGGCGAGCGTGCGCCAGTCCGCGCACCGGGCCCGAGAACACGTCCGGGCGCGCCGCCCCCGCTTCACGGCCAAGGCGGCCGAGCAGCGCGAGATCGTCGAGAAGTTCCGGCAGGCCTGCCTCGGCGGGGACCTCGGCGAGGTGCTCACCGTCCTCGCCCCCGACGTCGTCTCCTGGGCCGACGGCGGCGGCATCGTCACCGCTGCCCGCCGCCCGGTGTACGGAGCCGCCCATGTCGCCCGCTGGTGGCTCGGCGTGCTGGCCAAGGCCGAGGGCGACGGCGCGATGCACCTCGCCGAGATCAACGGCGAGACCGGACTGCTGCTCGTCCACCAGGGCGCGACCATCGGCGCCATGACCTTCGAGGCCGCCGACGGCCGGATCACCGCCCTGCGCGTCACCGTCAACCCGGAGAAGCTGCGGGGCCTGCGGCCCTGA
- a CDS encoding bifunctional 4-hydroxy-2-oxoglutarate aldolase/2-dehydro-3-deoxy-phosphogluconate aldolase, whose protein sequence is MLAAQRVLPVLRDADADEAVRHTAVLLAAGCRAVELTTSTPGWAAAVTRTAALSDRHGRPALIGMGTVTTTAQAETALDAGAAFLVSPYPAPEVRAVAVRREAVFIEGGFTPGEIAAAVRAAGVAKVFPAHVGGPGFVRSLRAVLPGAVIVATGGIRPAEVADWLAAGATAVGIGGGLPSDPGELAAVFAGAAAPCCAPCDAAAGH, encoded by the coding sequence GTGCTGGCCGCCCAGCGGGTCCTGCCCGTGCTGCGCGACGCCGACGCCGACGAGGCCGTCCGTCACACCGCCGTCCTGCTCGCCGCCGGCTGCCGTGCGGTCGAGCTCACCACCTCCACCCCCGGCTGGGCCGCCGCCGTCACCCGCACCGCCGCGCTGAGCGACCGCCACGGCCGGCCGGCGCTCATCGGGATGGGCACGGTCACCACCACCGCGCAGGCGGAGACGGCCCTCGACGCGGGAGCCGCCTTCCTGGTCTCCCCCTACCCGGCCCCCGAGGTCCGCGCGGTGGCCGTACGCCGCGAAGCCGTCTTCATCGAGGGCGGGTTCACCCCCGGCGAGATCGCCGCCGCCGTCCGGGCCGCCGGGGTGGCCAAGGTGTTCCCGGCGCACGTGGGCGGCCCCGGGTTCGTCCGCTCCCTGCGGGCCGTCCTGCCCGGGGCGGTGATCGTCGCGACCGGCGGGATCCGGCCCGCCGAGGTCGCGGACTGGCTCGCCGCCGGCGCGACGGCCGTCGGGATCGGCGGCGGCCTGCCGTCCGACCCGGGCGAACTGGCCGCCGTGTTCGCCGGGGCCGCCGCGCCGTGCTGCGCACCCTGCGACGCCGCCGCGGGACACTGA
- a CDS encoding cation:dicarboxylate symporter family transporter has protein sequence MAARRDRTHYLYIAVIGAVLLGIAVGFAAPGVAVELKPLGTGFVNLIKMMISPVIFCTIVLGIGSVRKAAKVGAVGGLALGYFMVMSTVALAIGLLVGNLLEPGSGLHLTEAVRSAGEAQAKAGGAESTPEFLLGIIPTTLVSAFTGGEVLQTLLVALLCGFALQAMGAAGEPVLRGIGHIQKLVFRVLAMIMWAAPVGAFGAIAAVVGATGIDALKSLAVIMIGFYTTCLLFVFVVLGTLLRVCTGVSVFALLRYLGREFLLILSTSSSESALPRLIAKMEHLGVSRPVTGITVPTGYSFNLDGTAIYLTMSSLFVAEAMGKPLALGEQISLLLFMIIASKGAAGVTGAGLATLAGGLQSHRPELVDGVGLIVGIDRFMSEARALTNFAGNAVATVLIGTWTKEFDHARAGEVLAGRLPFDESTLVDDGHGAQQQDGSAPSSEPSGSPETSGSSASTGSSGAPNSMPQPSGSPKDGVPV, from the coding sequence GTGGCCGCCAGGCGCGACAGAACGCACTATCTCTACATCGCGGTGATCGGCGCGGTGCTGCTCGGCATCGCCGTCGGCTTCGCCGCCCCCGGCGTGGCCGTGGAGCTCAAACCGCTGGGCACCGGCTTCGTCAACCTCATCAAGATGATGATCTCGCCCGTGATCTTCTGCACGATCGTGCTGGGCATCGGTTCCGTGCGCAAGGCCGCCAAGGTGGGCGCCGTGGGCGGGCTCGCCCTCGGCTATTTCATGGTCATGTCCACGGTGGCGCTGGCCATCGGCCTGCTGGTCGGCAATCTGCTGGAACCGGGCAGCGGGCTGCACCTGACCGAGGCCGTGCGCAGCGCGGGAGAGGCACAGGCCAAGGCGGGCGGCGCCGAGAGCACACCGGAGTTCCTGCTCGGGATCATCCCGACCACACTGGTGTCCGCCTTCACCGGCGGCGAGGTGCTGCAGACGCTGCTGGTGGCGCTGCTGTGCGGGTTCGCGCTGCAGGCCATGGGCGCGGCGGGCGAGCCGGTGCTGCGGGGCATCGGGCACATCCAGAAGCTGGTCTTCCGGGTACTCGCGATGATCATGTGGGCGGCTCCGGTGGGTGCCTTCGGGGCGATCGCGGCGGTCGTCGGGGCCACCGGCATCGACGCGCTGAAGTCCCTGGCCGTCATCATGATCGGCTTCTACACGACCTGTCTGCTGTTCGTCTTCGTGGTCCTCGGCACGCTGCTCCGGGTCTGCACGGGGGTCAGCGTCTTCGCCCTGCTGCGCTATCTGGGCCGGGAGTTCCTGCTGATCCTCTCGACCTCCTCCTCGGAGTCGGCGCTGCCGCGGCTGATCGCGAAGATGGAGCACCTGGGGGTCTCCCGGCCGGTCACCGGGATCACCGTGCCGACCGGGTACTCCTTCAATCTGGACGGGACGGCCATCTATCTGACGATGTCCTCGCTGTTCGTCGCCGAGGCGATGGGCAAGCCACTGGCGCTGGGCGAGCAGATCTCGCTCCTGCTGTTCATGATCATCGCCTCGAAGGGTGCGGCCGGGGTGACCGGCGCGGGTCTGGCCACCCTCGCCGGCGGACTGCAGTCGCACCGGCCGGAGCTGGTGGACGGCGTCGGCCTGATCGTGGGCATCGACCGGTTCATGAGCGAGGCCCGCGCGCTGACGAACTTCGCCGGGAACGCGGTCGCCACGGTGCTCATCGGGACGTGGACGAAGGAGTTCGACCACGCGCGGGCCGGCGAAGTCCTCGCGGGACGGCTGCCGTTCGACGAGAGCACGCTGGTGGACGACGGACACGGCGCGCAGCAGCAGGACGGGTCCGCACCGTCCTCCGAGCCCTCCGGGTCCCCTGAGACTTCCGGGTCGTCCGCGTCCACCGGGTCCTCCGGAGCCCCGAATTCCATGCCGCAGCCCTCGGGCAGCCCCAAGGACGGCGTACCGGTCTAG
- a CDS encoding glutamate decarboxylase, which produces MALHETQDARALDGDTDVFASTLSGQILPKYRIPEDHSPTEVVYELLRNELLLDGNAAQNLATFCTTWSDEGVHRLMNVCLDKNMIDKDEYPQTAEIESRCVNILADLWNAPAGTTAAGCSTTGSSEAAMLGGLALKWRWRERRRAAGLPADRPNLVCGPVQICWEKFARYFDVELRQVPVEEGATGLRAHQLSRYVDENTIGVVAILGVTYTCDYEPVAEISAELDRIQAEHGWDVPIHVDGASGGFVAPFLHPDVVWDFRLPRVASVNTSGHKYGLAPLGVGWIIWRTADLLPADLVFTVDYLGGDMPTFALNFSRPGGEVIAQYYLFLRLGRAGYRSVQQACADTAQYLAGEIAAMGPFTLLYDGQGALPAVSYKLSDPDTAGFTLYDLSDRLRMRGWQVPSYPLPADRDDTVIQRVLVRHGVTRDQMALLVTDLRTAVEHLLATPPPVPAAAPRSGFHH; this is translated from the coding sequence ATGGCTCTTCATGAGACGCAGGACGCACGCGCCCTGGACGGCGACACGGACGTGTTCGCGTCCACGCTGAGTGGCCAGATCCTCCCCAAGTACAGGATTCCCGAGGACCACTCACCCACCGAGGTCGTCTACGAACTGCTCCGCAACGAGCTGCTCCTGGACGGCAACGCGGCTCAGAACCTCGCCACCTTCTGCACCACCTGGTCCGACGAGGGCGTGCACCGCCTGATGAACGTCTGCCTCGACAAGAACATGATCGACAAGGACGAGTACCCGCAGACCGCCGAGATCGAGTCCCGCTGCGTCAACATCCTGGCCGACCTGTGGAACGCCCCCGCCGGCACCACCGCGGCCGGCTGCTCCACCACCGGCTCCAGCGAGGCCGCCATGCTGGGCGGCCTCGCCCTCAAATGGCGCTGGCGCGAGCGCCGCCGCGCCGCGGGCCTGCCCGCCGACCGCCCCAACCTGGTGTGCGGCCCGGTGCAGATCTGCTGGGAGAAGTTCGCCCGCTACTTCGACGTCGAACTGCGCCAGGTCCCCGTCGAGGAGGGCGCCACCGGCCTGCGGGCCCACCAGCTCTCCCGGTACGTCGACGAGAACACCATCGGCGTCGTCGCCATCCTCGGCGTCACCTACACCTGCGACTACGAGCCCGTCGCCGAGATCTCCGCCGAGCTCGACCGGATCCAGGCCGAGCACGGATGGGACGTCCCCATCCACGTGGACGGTGCGAGCGGCGGGTTCGTGGCGCCGTTCCTCCACCCCGACGTGGTGTGGGACTTCCGGCTCCCGCGCGTCGCCTCCGTCAACACCTCCGGCCACAAGTACGGGCTCGCGCCGCTGGGAGTCGGCTGGATCATCTGGCGGACCGCCGACCTGCTCCCCGCCGACCTCGTCTTCACGGTGGACTACCTGGGGGGCGACATGCCGACCTTCGCCCTGAACTTCTCCCGCCCCGGCGGTGAGGTCATCGCCCAGTACTACCTCTTCCTGCGCCTCGGCCGGGCCGGCTACCGCAGTGTGCAGCAGGCCTGCGCCGACACCGCGCAGTACCTGGCCGGCGAGATCGCCGCGATGGGACCCTTCACCCTCCTCTACGACGGCCAGGGCGCCCTGCCCGCCGTCTCCTACAAGCTCAGCGACCCCGACACCGCCGGCTTCACCCTCTACGACCTCTCCGACCGGCTGCGGATGCGCGGCTGGCAGGTGCCCTCGTACCCGCTGCCCGCCGACCGCGACGACACCGTCATCCAGCGCGTCCTCGTCCGGCACGGCGTGACCCGCGACCAGATGGCCCTGCTCGTCACCGACCTGCGCACGGCCGTAGAACACCTGTTGGCCACACCCCCGCCCGTACCGGCCGCCGCGCCGCGGTCCGGCTTCCACCACTGA
- a CDS encoding response regulator, whose amino-acid sequence MSGGGVRVLIVEDDPVAADAHALYIGRVPGFTAAGAVHSLAEATRFLERNRVDLLLLDLGLPDGHGLRFARGLRAAGHPVDVIVVTSARDLAVVRESVSLGVVQYVLKPFAFPTLRERLLRYAEFRQAAGEAAGQDDVDRAMAALRAPRPAELPKGLSAPTLDRVAALLRSAPEGLTAAGAAEAAGISRITARRYLEHLVDTGRADRTPRYGQVGRPELHYRWLAAAGSVSKV is encoded by the coding sequence ATGAGCGGGGGCGGGGTGCGCGTACTGATCGTCGAGGACGACCCGGTGGCCGCCGACGCGCACGCGCTCTACATCGGCCGGGTGCCCGGCTTCACCGCCGCAGGCGCCGTCCACTCGCTCGCCGAGGCCACCCGGTTCCTGGAACGCAACCGCGTCGACCTGCTGCTCCTGGACCTCGGCCTGCCCGACGGGCACGGCCTGCGCTTCGCACGCGGGCTGCGCGCCGCCGGACACCCCGTCGACGTGATCGTGGTGACCTCCGCGCGGGATCTGGCCGTGGTCCGCGAGAGCGTCTCCCTCGGCGTGGTCCAGTACGTACTGAAGCCGTTCGCGTTCCCCACCCTGCGCGAACGGCTCCTGCGCTACGCCGAGTTCCGCCAGGCCGCGGGCGAGGCGGCCGGCCAGGACGACGTCGACCGGGCGATGGCCGCCCTGCGGGCACCCCGCCCGGCCGAGCTCCCCAAGGGGCTGAGCGCGCCGACCCTGGACCGGGTCGCCGCCCTGCTGCGGTCGGCGCCCGAGGGGCTGACCGCAGCAGGGGCGGCCGAGGCGGCCGGGATCTCCCGGATCACCGCCCGCCGCTACCTGGAGCACCTGGTGGACACCGGCCGGGCGGACCGCACCCCCCGCTACGGTCAGGTCGGCCGCCCCGAACTGCACTACCGCTGGCTGGCGGCGGCCGGTTCGGTGTCGAAGGTGTAG